A genomic segment from Nitrospirota bacterium encodes:
- the murD gene encoding UDP-N-acetylmuramoyl-L-alanine--D-glutamate ligase codes for MIGLKDKNVTVVGLARSGVGAANLLCELGAHVTVTDIKPEQELKNFVKKLSPSVRLAFGSHPEHLFINADIIVISPGVSLEISPIQMAKAKGVPVIGELELAYQIIQSMVHNRQSSEKIIVKSANIQHVTCNAFPYFLAVTGTNGKSTTTALLDFMIKKSGFSTILGGNIGNALTEEIYRLLVKKREGIKRDDATDSWQNPVNYIVAEVSSFQLESIKEFKPKIASILNITPDHLDRYHSLKEYIDAKVRIFENQSIDDFLVINRDDSEIFKIALEKLEGRTEKVKTYYFSRKDEVEGLYYKNGNIYCNFSDNPFPLIEVDEIKIKGVHNLENAMAASAMALLAGCSIEAVRDSLREFPGLEHRLEFVREIRGVRYFNDSKGTNVGAVMKSLESFPNSVILIAGGRDKAGDFSLLRDLVKAKVKALVLIGEASEKLKKSLGDLTTTLIAEDLREALVMSRSISSSGDVVLLSPACASFDMFRDFEDRGRQFKKIVREIEE; via the coding sequence ATGATAGGACTGAAGGATAAAAATGTTACCGTAGTTGGTCTTGCAAGGAGCGGAGTAGGTGCAGCGAATTTACTCTGTGAACTTGGTGCCCATGTGACTGTTACTGATATAAAGCCTGAGCAAGAACTTAAGAATTTTGTCAAAAAACTTTCTCCATCAGTCAGACTTGCCTTTGGCTCACATCCAGAACATCTATTCATAAATGCTGACATAATCGTTATCAGTCCAGGAGTATCGCTTGAAATTTCGCCAATACAAATGGCAAAAGCAAAAGGTGTACCTGTGATAGGGGAACTCGAACTTGCTTATCAGATAATCCAGTCAATGGTCCATAATCGTCAGTCATCAGAAAAAATCATTGTAAAATCAGCTAATATTCAACATGTAACTTGCAACGCATTCCCATATTTTCTTGCTGTTACAGGCACAAACGGAAAGTCAACAACAACAGCACTGCTCGATTTTATGATAAAAAAGAGTGGTTTTTCTACTATACTCGGCGGAAACATAGGGAATGCATTGACTGAAGAAATATACAGGTTATTAGTCAAGAAGCGTGAAGGAATAAAAAGAGATGATGCCACTGATTCCTGGCAAAATCCTGTTAATTATATTGTTGCTGAGGTATCAAGCTTTCAGCTCGAATCTATAAAGGAATTCAAACCGAAGATAGCATCAATACTCAATATTACCCCTGACCATCTCGATCGCTATCATTCTTTAAAAGAGTATATTGACGCGAAAGTCAGGATATTCGAAAACCAGAGCATTGATGATTTCCTCGTGATTAACAGAGATGATTCAGAAATTTTTAAAATAGCACTTGAAAAATTAGAAGGTAGAACAGAAAAAGTAAAAACTTATTATTTTAGTCGTAAAGATGAAGTTGAGGGTCTTTATTATAAGAATGGGAATATCTATTGTAATTTTTCGGATAACCCTTTCCCGCTTATTGAAGTTGATGAAATCAAGATAAAAGGAGTTCATAACCTGGAGAATGCCATGGCTGCTTCAGCCATGGCTCTCCTTGCAGGATGTTCTATCGAGGCAGTAAGAGATTCTCTTAGAGAATTTCCTGGCCTTGAGCATAGACTTGAATTTGTTAGAGAAATAAGGGGTGTCAGATATTTCAATGATTCAAAAGGCACGAATGTTGGAGCAGTTATGAAATCTCTCGAAAGTTTTCCAAATTCAGTAATTCTGATTGCAGGTGGTAGAGACAAAGCAGGAGATTTTTCTTTATTGAGGGATTTGGTGAAAGCAAAGGTAAAAGCCCTGGTTTTAATTGGTGAGGCAAGTGAAAAGCTCAAGAAATCGCTTGGCGACCTTACGACTACCCTAATTGCTGAAGATTTAAGAGAAGCTTTAGTAATGTCCCGTAGTATCTCATCCAGCGGCGATGTTGTCCTTCTTTCACCAGCGTGTGCAAGTTTTGATATGTTCAGAGATTTTGAGGATAGGGGAAGACAGTTTAAGAAAATAGTGAGGGAGATAGAGGAGTGA
- a CDS encoding D-alanyl-D-alanine carboxypeptidase, with protein MKGRFRVKSLKLKADKRRYIFFFFLFLIFTFHSLLSTSTADTVRSRSVVVIDTSKGDILYAKNPHLKCPPASTTKLMTAIVTLENKDLSDMVTISRNASQTPPHKAGLKEGDRISVENLLYALLINSANDAAVALAEAVAGSEANFVKLMNKKAVSIGAKNTKFINASGLPGSGQYTTAYDLAKIMRYSLRNPKMKEIIGTRVARVETEEGDSIFLRNTNKLLWTEDSLVGGKTGYTRRAMHCFVCAAERNNDTVIVSILGNPSRNSLWKETEQLIAKGFKIKENKEPSIIYLTKTSYDNAHIKKTSHEKIANLKKKNSKNKTNKKLIAKKKTKDKKYIAKKKVKTKKFAKKKSIDKKKNYRIARKKGNDRTEG; from the coding sequence ATGAAAGGCAGGTTCAGAGTTAAAAGTTTAAAGTTAAAAGCTGATAAAAGGAGATATATATTCTTTTTCTTCCTGTTTTTAATTTTCACTTTTCACTCTTTGCTTTCAACTTCCACTGCTGATACAGTTCGTTCCCGCTCTGTAGTGGTAATTGATACATCAAAAGGGGATATTTTATATGCTAAAAATCCGCATCTAAAATGCCCTCCTGCAAGCACAACAAAATTAATGACAGCGATAGTTACTTTAGAGAATAAAGACTTGAGTGATATGGTAACAATAAGCAGAAATGCATCACAAACACCACCTCATAAAGCAGGGCTTAAAGAGGGAGATAGAATATCTGTTGAAAACCTTCTCTATGCATTACTTATCAACTCTGCAAATGATGCGGCTGTTGCACTGGCAGAGGCTGTTGCCGGTTCAGAGGCAAATTTTGTAAAGCTTATGAATAAAAAGGCTGTATCAATTGGAGCAAAGAATACGAAGTTTATAAATGCAAGCGGTCTCCCAGGATCGGGACAATATACGACAGCCTATGATCTGGCAAAAATAATGCGTTATTCATTGAGAAATCCCAAAATGAAGGAGATTATTGGTACCCGTGTGGCACGTGTGGAAACAGAAGAGGGGGATTCAATATTTCTGAGAAATACAAATAAGCTTTTATGGACTGAAGATTCTCTTGTTGGAGGAAAGACAGGATACACAAGAAGGGCAATGCATTGTTTTGTCTGTGCTGCAGAGCGTAATAATGATACCGTAATTGTATCAATTCTCGGAAATCCGAGCAGAAATAGTCTATGGAAGGAGACAGAGCAACTTATTGCAAAGGGATTTAAAATAAAAGAGAATAAAGAACCATCCATTATATATCTGACAAAGACAAGTTATGATAATGCCCATATAAAGAAGACATCGCACGAAAAGATTGCCAACCTAAAAAAGAAGAATTCAAAAAATAAGACAAATAAAAAATTAATAGCAAAGAAAAAGACAAAAGACAAAAAGTATATAGCAAAGAAAAAAGTAAAAACAAAAAAATTTGCTAAGAAAAAAAGCATAGACAAAAAGAAAAATTACAGGATTGCCAGGAAAAAAGGGAATGATAGGACTGAAGGATAA
- a CDS encoding phospho-N-acetylmuramoyl-pentapeptide-transferase, producing MLYNLLYNLHDWFSPFNVFRYITFRTALAVITAMFFSFVLGPWMIKKLRRLSLTQHIRDDGPKAHMEKAGTPTMGGVLIILSIIISLFMWGDLKNIYIWTMIIALLGFGTIGFFDDYLKIIRKSHKGLRAYQKFGLQIILALLLGLFLYMNPKDPYNDVLSIPFFKKWFFDLGWIYIPFSVLVIVGSSNAVNLTDGIDGLAIGLVAVAILANAVLVYISGHKGLAQYLQVLYMPGTGELTVFCGAMFGAALGFLWYNSYPAEVFMGDVGSIGLGGALGTLAVITKHEIVLAVVGGIFVIETLSVIMQVMSFKLTGRRIFKMAPIHHHFELKGWPEPKVIVRFWIIGIMLALLSLATLKVR from the coding sequence ATGCTCTATAATCTGTTATATAATTTGCACGATTGGTTTTCGCCATTTAATGTATTTCGATATATTACATTCCGAACAGCCCTTGCTGTAATAACTGCAATGTTTTTCTCGTTCGTATTAGGCCCATGGATGATTAAAAAGCTAAGAAGATTGAGTTTAACTCAGCATATCAGGGATGATGGGCCAAAAGCTCATATGGAAAAAGCAGGGACACCAACAATGGGTGGAGTTCTTATTATCTTAAGCATAATTATATCTCTTTTTATGTGGGGAGACCTGAAAAATATCTATATATGGACTATGATTATTGCGCTACTCGGATTCGGGACGATCGGTTTTTTTGATGATTATCTGAAAATTATCAGAAAAAGTCATAAAGGTCTCAGGGCATATCAGAAGTTTGGTCTCCAGATTATACTTGCACTGCTCCTTGGTTTATTTCTTTATATGAATCCAAAGGACCCATATAATGATGTCCTGAGCATCCCTTTCTTTAAGAAGTGGTTTTTTGATTTAGGCTGGATTTATATACCCTTTTCTGTGTTGGTGATCGTTGGGTCATCAAATGCGGTTAATCTTACCGATGGGATAGATGGACTTGCAATAGGTCTTGTTGCTGTTGCAATACTTGCGAATGCTGTTCTTGTTTATATATCAGGACATAAAGGATTAGCACAATATCTTCAGGTTTTATATATGCCCGGAACCGGAGAATTGACTGTATTTTGTGGAGCGATGTTTGGTGCTGCTCTGGGGTTTCTCTGGTACAATTCTTACCCTGCTGAAGTTTTCATGGGAGATGTCGGCTCAATCGGTCTCGGTGGAGCACTTGGGACGCTTGCAGTTATAACAAAACACGAGATAGTTCTTGCAGTTGTTGGTGGAATCTTTGTTATAGAAACACTCTCTGTCATAATGCAGGTCATGTCCTTCAAACTTACAGGTAGAAGGATATTCAAGATGGCACCTATCCACCACCATTTCGAATTGAAAGGATGGCCTGAACCAAAAGTAATAGTGAGGTTCTGGATTATTGGTATAATGCTTGCTTTATTGAGTCTGGCAACTTTAAAAGTGAGGTGA
- a CDS encoding UDP-N-acetylmuramoyl-tripeptide--D-alanyl-D-alanine ligase — protein sequence MRFARSDIVNTMGLLKLNDIINATGGDLISLNADSFLGISIDSRTISEGELFIALKGSRHDGHNFLNEALRRGTGAIVEFPPERFYKDKTVIYVKDSLRALQDIAHYLRMKRNVPVIAITGSNGKTTTKELIASIVSTRYKVLKNTGNLNNQIGLPLTLTRISEDDQMIVLEMGASAPGEINQLCKIAVPNYGVLTNIGKAHLEGFKDLETVRKTKLELLNTVNVAAVNADDAFMMAGVRMSGYNGRLIRYGIKNIAEIYASNIVQHEKGLNFLICIYGEILDVNSQLSGIFNVYNILAATAISYVMDIPLLQIKEAICGFKGVPMRLEFKEINGVEIIYDVYNANPASMEEALKELVRIKKDRTIAVLGDMLELGSYAEEEHRSLGRLLSKLKIDILIGVGSYMALAASEFNGNFYSLQTAEEAGRILKKICRKGDAVLIKGSRGVKMEKVLEDYAL from the coding sequence ATGAGATTTGCAAGATCAGATATTGTTAACACTATGGGACTATTAAAGCTAAATGATATCATAAATGCAACAGGCGGAGACCTTATCTCCCTTAATGCAGATTCCTTTTTGGGTATCTCAATAGATTCAAGGACTATATCTGAAGGTGAACTGTTTATTGCACTGAAAGGAAGCAGACATGACGGGCATAATTTTCTTAATGAAGCTTTGAGACGAGGAACTGGAGCTATCGTAGAATTTCCACCAGAAAGATTTTATAAAGATAAGACTGTAATTTATGTCAAGGATAGTCTCAGGGCATTACAGGATATTGCACATTATCTACGAATGAAAAGAAATGTGCCGGTTATTGCTATAACTGGCTCAAATGGAAAAACAACTACTAAAGAACTTATCGCATCGATTGTAAGTACACGCTATAAGGTTTTAAAGAACACCGGAAATTTAAATAATCAGATAGGCTTACCTTTAACTCTTACAAGAATAAGTGAAGATGATCAGATGATTGTTCTTGAGATGGGTGCAAGTGCTCCCGGGGAAATAAATCAGCTTTGTAAAATAGCAGTTCCAAATTATGGTGTTTTGACAAATATTGGCAAAGCTCATCTCGAAGGTTTTAAAGATCTTGAAACAGTGAGAAAGACAAAACTTGAACTTCTTAATACTGTAAATGTAGCTGCAGTCAATGCGGATGATGCTTTTATGATGGCAGGGGTCAGAATGTCGGGGTATAATGGCCGCTTAATCAGGTATGGTATAAAAAATATTGCTGAGATCTATGCTTCTAATATAGTACAACATGAAAAAGGCTTAAATTTTCTGATTTGTATCTATGGAGAGATATTAGATGTTAATTCACAATTGTCAGGTATATTCAATGTTTACAATATTCTTGCAGCTACCGCAATTAGCTATGTAATGGATATCCCCCTTCTCCAGATAAAGGAAGCAATCTGTGGTTTCAAGGGTGTCCCCATGCGACTTGAGTTTAAAGAAATCAATGGAGTTGAGATTATCTATGATGTTTATAATGCTAACCCTGCATCAATGGAAGAAGCGTTGAAAGAACTTGTGAGAATCAAAAAAGACAGAACGATTGCAGTACTTGGTGACATGTTGGAATTGGGTTCTTATGCAGAGGAAGAACATAGAAGTCTTGGAAGGCTATTGTCAAAGTTAAAGATTGATATTCTTATCGGAGTGGGCTCATATATGGCCCTTGCTGCATCAGAGTTTAATGGAAATTTCTATTCGTTACAGACAGCAGAAGAAGCAGGAAGGATTTTAAAGAAGATATGTAGGAAAGGTGATGCTGTTTTGATAAAAGGTTCAAGAGGAGTGAAAATGGAAAAAGTCCTGGAGGATTATGCTCTATAA
- a CDS encoding UDP-N-acetylmuramoyl-L-alanyl-D-glutamate--2,6-diaminopimelate ligase, with amino-acid sequence MMLREILKDCEFIGDLRSEDVKKEIVKVTYDSRTVQNDSLFVAVKGEKYDGHDFIQDAIQKGASAVVCEYKYKGCSLSKQDETSYISFIKVKNSRKTLACISNNFFDRPSEKLIVTGITGTNGKTTTTYILKSILDICGKETGLIGTIQYMIKDAVFPALHTTPESLEFQKLLQDMLVAGCTHVISEVSSHALAQYRVDRTSFKTAVFTNLTRDHLDFHKTMEDYFLAKKRLFFELLSRDGTAILNIDDSYGRRLNCELRSFSKEINSKIKILTCGIENSADIMATDIRNSFHGLKFKILFSERKYDVLSSLIGLPNVYNILCAIGAAISLGVPFEYIIKGIEKTKTVRGRFENIDVGQDFLCIVDYAHTEDALQRLILTARESISSTHDPNVSSGLTHVPRIITVFGCGGDRDRGKRPKMGEIATHLSDIVIITSDNPRSEDPLKIIRQIESGAVNKNYLIVPDRKDAIKKSIDMACAGDIVLIAGKGHEDYQEIKGVRYKFSDRQVAKSAIEKKLKQKE; translated from the coding sequence ATGATGCTTAGAGAAATTCTAAAAGATTGTGAATTTATTGGAGATTTAAGAAGCGAGGATGTAAAGAAGGAGATAGTAAAAGTGACGTATGATTCAAGAACCGTGCAAAATGATTCTCTCTTTGTTGCAGTAAAAGGCGAAAAATATGATGGGCACGATTTTATTCAGGATGCGATACAGAAAGGGGCATCTGCTGTAGTCTGCGAATATAAATATAAAGGATGTTCATTATCAAAACAAGATGAGACATCCTATATTTCGTTTATTAAGGTAAAAAACAGCAGGAAGACACTTGCATGCATATCAAATAATTTTTTCGATAGGCCGTCAGAAAAATTAATAGTTACAGGGATAACCGGAACAAATGGGAAGACAACAACAACATACATTCTGAAATCAATACTTGACATATGTGGAAAAGAAACAGGCCTAATCGGAACTATCCAGTATATGATAAAAGATGCTGTCTTCCCTGCACTTCACACAACACCTGAATCCCTTGAATTTCAGAAGCTTTTGCAGGATATGCTTGTTGCAGGATGTACTCATGTAATATCTGAAGTGTCTTCTCATGCACTTGCACAATACAGGGTTGACAGGACATCGTTCAAAACAGCAGTTTTCACTAATCTTACAAGAGATCATCTTGATTTCCATAAAACAATGGAAGACTACTTCCTTGCAAAAAAGAGATTATTTTTTGAACTCCTTTCAAGAGATGGAACAGCTATCTTAAATATTGACGATTCATACGGCAGAAGATTGAATTGTGAGCTTCGGTCATTCTCAAAAGAAATAAATTCTAAAATTAAAATACTGACATGTGGGATAGAAAATAGTGCAGATATTATGGCGACTGATATCAGAAATTCATTCCATGGATTGAAGTTCAAGATATTATTTAGTGAGCGAAAATACGATGTTTTGTCTTCTCTTATTGGGTTACCAAACGTTTATAACATTCTCTGTGCTATCGGGGCAGCGATCTCACTTGGAGTTCCATTCGAGTATATTATTAAGGGTATAGAAAAGACTAAGACAGTTAGGGGTAGATTTGAAAATATTGATGTGGGTCAGGATTTTCTTTGCATTGTTGACTATGCCCATACAGAAGATGCGCTGCAAAGGCTTATTTTAACTGCAAGGGAAAGTATTTCGTCCACACATGACCCAAATGTCTCTTCAGGTCTCACTCATGTTCCACGAATTATAACAGTCTTTGGTTGCGGTGGAGACAGAGATCGTGGTAAAAGACCGAAGATGGGTGAAATAGCAACACATCTTAGTGATATAGTAATCATTACCTCAGACAATCCAAGGTCTGAAGATCCTCTAAAAATAATACGACAGATCGAAAGTGGAGCGGTAAATAAAAATTATCTTATAGTGCCTGACAGAAAAGATGCTATTAAAAAATCAATAGATATGGCTTGTGCAGGTGATATTGTTCTCATTGCTGGCAAAGGGCATGAGGATTATCAAGAAATTAAAGGTGTCAGGTATAAATTTTCAGACAGACAGGTTGCTAAAAGTGCTATTGAAAAGAAATTAAAACAGAAAGAATGA
- a CDS encoding penicillin-binding protein 2, with product MQKKRAIILNTAIIFSYFLVLLRLADLMIINHGRLSEKAHQQHIKVEDIQVRRGIIYDRRGRELALNLELESLYCDPKILDLNLENAKKLASLVSQEPKVILAKIPSEGRFTWIKRKLEPDIAEKIRMLRIQGLDFIPEAKRVYPREELAAHVLGFVGIDNQALEGIELQYDDYLQTSGGTVSFERDASGKILSSGVEIEAKGNNIVLTIDEVLQGIVEKELDNAMAKWHPASASVIIMDPYTGEIMALANRPTYNPNRGGHADESARRNRAITDLYEPGSTFKIIIGVASLEEKIITPESLFDVSSGGIEVGGKTIRDVHKHGILSFSEVIKKSSNVGSVMIGMRLGKENIYKYAKLMGIGLKTGIDLPGEVSGWISPPERWSGTSLGAISIGQEVAVTPLQMLRAYCSIANGGFLVKPHIVSRIISPEGDIIFSSQNKENERVKIISKKTADTFREILMGVVEEGGTGRSASVDGNRVAGKTGTAQMINPETRRYSKEKYVSSFVGFVPAYNPRLAMIVVIYEPKGQIYGGVVAAPVFRDIASQALSYLGIPREDMYEQQISLVVSR from the coding sequence TTGCAGAAAAAGAGGGCGATAATTCTGAATACAGCTATAATCTTTAGTTATTTTCTTGTGCTTTTACGTCTGGCAGATCTTATGATAATAAATCATGGGAGACTTTCAGAAAAAGCACATCAGCAACATATTAAAGTTGAAGATATTCAGGTTAGAAGAGGAATTATCTATGATAGAAGAGGGAGAGAACTTGCACTCAATTTGGAATTGGAATCTCTATATTGTGACCCTAAAATTCTTGATCTAAATTTAGAGAATGCTAAAAAACTTGCTTCCTTAGTATCACAAGAACCAAAGGTTATTCTTGCAAAGATTCCAAGTGAAGGAAGATTTACATGGATTAAAAGAAAGCTCGAACCAGATATAGCAGAAAAAATAAGGATGCTTCGTATTCAAGGATTAGATTTCATCCCTGAAGCAAAGAGAGTTTATCCAAGAGAGGAGCTCGCAGCTCATGTTCTTGGTTTTGTTGGAATTGATAATCAAGCCCTCGAAGGAATTGAATTGCAGTATGATGATTATCTCCAGACGAGCGGAGGCACGGTATCTTTCGAGAGGGATGCAAGCGGCAAAATACTCTCTTCAGGAGTAGAAATAGAGGCAAAAGGGAATAATATTGTACTTACTATCGACGAAGTCCTTCAGGGTATTGTAGAAAAAGAACTTGACAACGCAATGGCGAAATGGCATCCCGCCTCTGCATCTGTCATCATAATGGACCCATACACTGGTGAAATAATGGCTCTGGCAAACAGGCCGACTTATAACCCTAATAGAGGTGGACATGCTGATGAATCAGCCAGAAGGAATAGAGCAATTACTGACTTATATGAACCGGGCTCAACATTTAAGATTATTATTGGAGTTGCATCACTTGAGGAAAAGATTATCACGCCTGAATCTTTGTTCGATGTCAGTAGTGGTGGGATAGAGGTTGGAGGTAAAACCATACGGGATGTGCACAAACATGGAATTCTTAGTTTCAGTGAGGTTATTAAAAAATCTTCAAATGTCGGTTCAGTCATGATAGGTATGAGACTCGGTAAGGAAAATATATATAAATATGCAAAATTGATGGGGATAGGGTTGAAGACAGGAATTGACCTGCCAGGAGAAGTTTCAGGATGGATTTCTCCACCTGAAAGATGGTCAGGCACATCTTTGGGTGCGATATCAATCGGGCAGGAGGTAGCTGTAACTCCTTTGCAGATGTTGAGAGCATACTGTTCAATTGCAAATGGTGGATTTCTTGTCAAACCACATATAGTATCAAGAATAATTTCTCCAGAGGGTGATATTATTTTTTCTTCTCAGAATAAAGAAAATGAAAGAGTGAAAATTATTTCTAAAAAGACTGCAGATACTTTCAGGGAAATATTAATGGGTGTTGTTGAAGAGGGTGGGACAGGGCGAAGTGCTTCTGTAGATGGTAATCGGGTAGCTGGAAAGACAGGCACGGCGCAGATGATCAATCCTGAAACAAGGAGATACTCGAAGGAAAAATATGTCAGTTCATTTGTCGGTTTTGTCCCGGCATATAATCCGAGACTCGCGATGATTGTTGTTATTTATGAGCCGAAAGGACAGATTTACGGCGGTGTTGTAGCAGCACCTGTTTTCAGGGATATTGCCAGTCAGGCATTGTCTTACCTTGGTATACCAAGAGAAGATATGTATGAACAGCAGATATCTCTTGTAGTATCAAGATGA
- the rsmH gene encoding 16S rRNA (cytosine(1402)-N(4))-methyltransferase RsmH translates to MRREVIEMLGPRQDGIYIDATIGLGGHAEDFLKLIGSDGMLIGIDRDEEALKIVKERFVDKKLIIKRGSFSEMEALLVTEGISEVDGILFDLGVSMLQIKDKERGFSFFSNQRLDMRMDRRQKLSAWDVVNKYPEKELEKILREFGEEKKARMIAREIVKQRKNHTIDTCAELAEILEGIARRNKGLHPATKTFQALRIEVNRELEQLKKGLNSALRLLKKGGRICVISYHSLEDRIVKHFISDNAKKGVLKIITKKPRTPCDEEIRINPSSRSAKMRVAEKN, encoded by the coding sequence ATGCGAAGAGAAGTTATTGAAATGCTAGGCCCCAGGCAGGATGGGATATATATTGATGCAACTATCGGGCTTGGAGGACATGCAGAAGATTTTTTGAAGTTAATCGGCTCAGATGGCATGTTGATCGGCATAGATAGGGATGAAGAAGCTTTAAAGATAGTCAAAGAGAGATTCGTGGATAAGAAACTTATAATAAAAAGGGGGAGCTTTTCAGAGATGGAAGCCTTACTTGTTACTGAGGGAATATCAGAAGTAGATGGTATTCTGTTTGATCTTGGGGTTTCCATGCTACAAATCAAAGATAAAGAGAGAGGGTTTAGTTTTTTTTCTAATCAACGTCTGGATATGAGAATGGATAGAAGACAAAAGCTCTCAGCATGGGATGTTGTTAATAAATATCCTGAGAAAGAGCTTGAGAAAATATTACGGGAATTTGGCGAAGAAAAGAAGGCAAGAATGATAGCAAGAGAGATAGTAAAACAGAGAAAGAATCATACAATCGATACATGTGCTGAACTTGCAGAGATTTTAGAAGGTATTGCTCGTAGAAATAAAGGATTACATCCTGCAACAAAGACATTTCAAGCTTTAAGAATAGAGGTTAACAGAGAACTTGAGCAACTTAAAAAAGGACTTAATTCAGCATTAAGACTGCTTAAGAAAGGTGGAAGGATATGTGTCATCTCCTATCATTCTCTTGAAGACAGGATAGTGAAACATTTCATATCTGATAATGCAAAAAAGGGGGTGCTGAAGATTATTACCAAAAAACCCAGAACTCCTTGCGATGAAGAAATAAGGATTAATCCATCTTCAAGAAGTGCAAAAATGAGAGTAGCGGAGAAAAATTGA
- the mraZ gene encoding division/cell wall cluster transcriptional repressor MraZ, with the protein MPAFSGKYYYTVDLKGRVIIPAPFREIITSNYSTKLYITNALFDRCLYIYPLEEWNKLHEQIRTKPKSDEAIRYFLRRIIASAVEIEMDKPGRILIPAALREDANINSSVVLVGQIERIELWDRNEWDSLFDPNKIDRKSIEEKLAGYGL; encoded by the coding sequence ATGCCAGCTTTCTCTGGGAAGTATTATTACACTGTTGATCTAAAAGGTAGAGTTATTATACCTGCTCCTTTTCGTGAAATTATTACGAGTAATTATAGCACAAAACTATATATAACAAACGCACTATTTGACAGATGTTTATACATATATCCTCTTGAAGAATGGAATAAACTGCATGAGCAGATACGAACTAAACCAAAATCCGATGAGGCTATTAGATATTTTTTAAGAAGAATTATTGCATCTGCTGTTGAGATTGAGATGGATAAACCTGGAAGAATTCTTATCCCTGCTGCTCTTAGAGAGGATGCAAACATTAACTCAAGTGTTGTTTTAGTCGGACAGATAGAGCGAATCGAATTGTGGGACAGAAATGAGTGGGATTCCTTATTTGATCCGAATAAGATCGATAGAAAAAGCATTGAGGAAAAACTTGCAGGATATGGACTCTAA
- a CDS encoding HU family DNA-binding protein, whose amino-acid sequence MTKVELIDKVASGTGLSKADASRALDSMLNSIRTALKKGQKVTLVGFGTFSVVKRKTRKGRNPRTGEVITIPAAKIPKFTSGKALKDAVK is encoded by the coding sequence ATGACAAAAGTAGAGCTTATTGACAAGGTTGCATCGGGAACAGGATTAAGTAAGGCGGATGCGTCCAGGGCGCTGGATTCAATGTTAAACTCAATCAGAACAGCACTAAAGAAAGGGCAAAAAGTTACACTTGTTGGGTTTGGAACGTTTTCAGTTGTTAAAAGAAAAACCAGAAAAGGGCGCAACCCGAGGACTGGCGAAGTTATTACAATTCCTGCCGCAAAGATACCAAAGTTCACATCTGGTAAAGCGCTTAAAGACGCAGTTAAATAA